The stretch of DNA CTAGCATGGTAAGttaatatgaaattattaaaatcccTTAGTAATATTAAAACAATTCTAAAAgtttgtcagtctgtttgtcaCGTTCTGCCGGCGAAATTAAAATCCATGTCTTTGATTGAACCTGGATAATAACAGAGAtagaagataggtaggtacaaagctTTTATTCTGATGAAATATATCCTGTATCCTGAAAAACTACGTTGTCAATATCTAGATAAGTCCAGTGGCATCTAACTTCAAATATAATACGTTATCTATAAAGAAAAACACAGGTGGTGGTCTTCATGTCATCTTTTTGACTTGAGAGGATAACTTCCATCATTGACTGGTCGGACTGACTGAATCAATACGTGCGTTTTCGTGATTTCATTAGTCCATATAACACGTTCCAGTTAGCTAGGTATGTGGAAATAATCGTTAAATGAACCAAAAGTAATTGGCAACCTTATCTAACAGGATGATGAAGTCGAAGACATCGTAGGTGACGTACGGTATACGGATTCCCAAAAAAGTGTAACCACATCGGTCGTCTATTCCCTGGACTTCACAGACAGCAGTCCCGAGCGATACAACTCATCTGGCAAGGAGACGTACATCATAGAGCAGGATGAAAGCGACGACAgcgaagccacctttcacacacacataaacgAAAGCTTCAACAAGTTAACAGAAGCAAAGTCTACTGATACGCAGCAATTAGTCCACAATGAAATCAACAAACCCATTCTTGCCAATCTCAATAAACCAAACTTAACCCACGAATTCACACAAACAAGCAAAACTATTATTGAACTTGCAAAAAACGAAATTGTCGTAGTACACCAACCGACACAAAGTAAATCTTTAGAAACGCAAACCTCTTATGTATCAATAAAAGAAGATAAAACAGTAGATTGTAAGATACACCTTGATTGTATATCTAATGAAAATGAAGATATACGTGATGATATGTATGATATCAGTCCTAAGTTTAGGCCGGTCACTCAAAGTGatcataaaaatattgatgaaGAGAATGCCAATACAGTTTTGAACCCCGATGCGCAAAGTTCTCCAAACATTACAAACGAACAAGCTACTGCAGAAAAAAATACACGTTCAAACGTTCAGGAAATAGTCTTGGAAACTACAACAGGCGATCAGGGTGAACACAAATCTGAAGATAAAATAATACCATTCATTGACGATGAATCAATAGAGAGAGAGGATCAGCAAGAGGCAAGTTATGAAAGTACTAGTGAAGCTGAGTCTTCCAAATATGATTCTGATATTGAAGAAGATTCTCTAATGTTAGAAAGTGAATATCGAAGCAGTAGGAGAAGTAAAGGAGACAACGCTAGCGAAACGAGCGAGATACAAAATTCTATAGAAAACGACGTAGCAGAGTTGTACTATAAGTTATCAGAAAGTCCTCTTTTGCTGTCCCCTGAAAATTCTATGGAACCGAGTGCACGAAAGATTGGAACGCTGACGCCGCTTACTGAGGAAACTTCACAGAAAAAAAGCTTTCTAGACATTACTACCAGTTCCCAAACGGTAATGGAACCCATTAAAGACACATATTGTAATGAAGCACTAGTTGACAATGCTGGCGTGAAAGTGAAAATGTTTACGAACAGTGAGGTTGTTAAAGAAAATGACAAATTCAGATTACCACCGATTCCTAACAAGTCTTGCCCGACTAGCCCACActtaaactttttgttttctgtgAACACTAACCCATTGGGAAAAGTGCGGAACTTACCATGTCTGTTAGAAGGTCACAATGATGGAATGTTCCAGAGCTGGGAGATCGGCGCGAATCAGTTAGCATCTGGCGAAAGTCCACTCATAAGTGAAAGAAGTGGTAAATATTCTACCTTATATTAATACGTATTGAGTATTCTACGGACAATGTCACCGTTCTTAGTATAAGAGGCTGGtgttaaatttatttcatcTCTCTCCGAGCATGTCGGAATTTCGGTCCCATTGGACTTTGAGATGAGAGTAAGGACATAGAAAGGGCACCTGTGTTTGCGTACATACTTGTGCATTATATTATCTGCCAAATCTCTGGAGATGGACCACCGGGCCGCAATTCGGTCGCGAgaacattatttattacataggtATCCCTTCCGATCCTAACCCTAGGTAGTgcgcttagactgcatcatcacttacaacctggtgagattgctgtcaaaagccaacttgtatcagaattcaAAAATATCGAACCATCAGCGCTGACAGGTTAGAAGGAAACCAGCCTAAGTGAGGATACTCTTATAGGTCCTGTCAAGATACCACGAGAGTCAGTCCACTTACCACCGATCCACATAGAGGGAGCTATATACCACAACACCACTAAGCCCATAAGCCTTGTGTCGCCAACCCAGAACACCTCGTCCCTTGATGCCATCAGCATCAACGACAGGATCAGAGAGCTCAAGACGATGACCTATAACACAACCAGGTATAAAATTGTTACTACCCTTAGCTCTGTCATTAGCTTAAGCCGTAGGAAAAATATAAGCGAACTGCGGACTTTGAGgggcgtgtggcctagttgcgaCAGCGCATGATAGGTATCAAACGTACAACGTGGTTGGTAACTGGCTTTAGGTGTCGGAATATGGCTTTTGTGTTTCCGCCGTGCCTCGGAGAGAACGCTAAGCCATCGTTCCCGGCTATTACTTActatacaacataatattgaCTATGGAACAATATATACCTACTGGAAACATACAACATACCTATAACTGGAAAGTTTCACCAGAGCATTGGTACCTacgcaatttttttaatcaggtCAAAAGCAGAGAGCAGAAGTATGTCTCCAACCAGCATCTCACCTTGCGAGGAGAGTAGGATGTCTGACCTGGCTGAAAGAGGATGTGACAATGTCTGTATCGATCTACTCAGGAGGCTGCGATCCTCATCGTGGTAAGACCAAGGGAATACTCAAATTGAAAGCCATAGTTTACATTAAAATTCTGCTGCTAAGATGCACTACATCTACGCACTAAAATAGAATCATGGTCATTACCATGCGATCAACCTATTGCCGGcttactacagagcacgggtctcctctcagagaagggtttgggctatagtccactacgctggccaattgcggattggcagacttcagacacctttATGAGAAATGTTCTCATAATGGTGTGTGAGGagtactctcaggcatgcaggttccctcacgatgttttccttcaccgttgccTCCCCTGcccccacctgctcgtttgctcacgaTTTTTATTGAAGAAAATCCGTGAAattaagtgatatttatttatgttatttatttatttgtaccagaaagttgtaataataaagagaaaaagtggacagggaagcacttatctgtataagagatctctaccagtgaccctttgcagtgcgagaggttgtaaagggagtagaataggtacagcaaagatttaattgcttaaatgcaTATAACTCCGCGAAAACAGAATCCCGAATAGGCATAGTAGAAGGCGCGGATGTCTTAACTATAAGGTTCTCATTGTTTTAGGGTGGAAGTCTTAGAGAGCTTAGAGGATATACCGAGATCTCTCGAGAAGTTTTGGTCGGTATTGACGGCCAATCGAACTGCTGAGTTGATAAGACAGGTAATTAATTTAGCCAATGCATTTTTCAATTTTGACCTTGTGTGAGCTCACATGGGCGACTATAAGGGAACCGGGTCATCGGtcgagtcatcatcatcatctttagAAGTTCAACCTATTTACGTTTTTGCGATGACATCATTATTCTCTCAGGTAACCGCGCATGTAGACTCTCCACGGACGCAAGTCGCTCGCTGCGCTTGCACCATTCTCGCGCACAT from Maniola jurtina chromosome 10, ilManJurt1.1, whole genome shotgun sequence encodes:
- the LOC123868726 gene encoding uncharacterized protein LOC123868726 isoform X2: MDDEVEDIVGDVRYTDSQKSVTTSVVYSLDFTDSSPERYNSSGKETYIIEQDESDDSEATFHTHINESFNKLTEAKSTDTQQLVHNEINKPILANLNKPNLTHEFTQTSKTIIELAKNEIVVVHQPTQSKSLETQTSYVSIKEDKTVDCKIHLDCISNENEDIRDDMYDISPKFRPVTQSDHKNIDEENANTVLNPDAQSSPNITNEQATAEKNTRSNVQEIVLETTTGDQGEHKSEDKIIPFIDDESIEREDQQEASYESTSEAESSKYDSDIEEDSLMLESEYRSSRRSKGDNASETSEIQNSIENDVAELYYKLSESPLLLSPENSMEPSARKIGTLTPLTEETSQKKSFLDITTSSQTVMEPIKDTYCNEALVDNAGVKVKMFTNSEVVKENDKFRLPPIPNKSCPTSPHLNFLFSVNTNPLGKVRNLPCLLEGHNDGMFQSWEIGANQLASGESPLISERSGPVKIPRESVHLPPIHIEGAIYHNTTKPISLVSPTQNTSSLDAISINDRIRELKTMTYNTTRSKAESRSMSPTSISPCEESRMSDLAERGCDNVCIDLLRRLRSSSWVEVLESLEDIPRSLEKFWSVLTANRTAELIRQVTAHVDSPRTQVARCACTILAHILKNTNYTRKPDFYEAMAMLLTKTGSFSRPVRHAANVALDDVACGLDVAHAAAAICIYGVGHKSALVRCASARLLVVCCALAEGGRQILRARPPTAATARRHVLRALAELLQDKNIDTRKYAERLYTILRPLPTFKAYFLTDVDVELASRHMKKYDPLLIHNQRDRH
- the LOC123868726 gene encoding uncharacterized protein LOC123868726 isoform X1, which gives rise to MDDEVEDIVGDVRYTDSQKSVTTSVVYSLDFTDSSPERYNSSGKETYIIEQDESDDSEATFHTHINESFNKLTEAKSTDTQQLVHNEINKPILANLNKPNLTHEFTQTSKTIIELAKNEIVVVHQPTQSKSLETQTSYVSIKEDKTVDCKIHLDCISNENEDIRDDMYDISPKFRPVTQSDHKNIDEENANTVLNPDAQSSPNITNEQATAEKNTRSNVQEIVLETTTGDQGEHKSEDKIIPFIDDESIEREDQQEASYESTSEAESSKYDSDIEEDSLMLESEYRSSRRSKGDNASETSEIQNSIENDVAELYYKLSESPLLLSPENSMEPSARKIGTLTPLTEETSQKKSFLDITTSSQTVMEPIKDTYCNEALVDNAGVKVKMFTNSEVVKENDKFRLPPIPNKSCPTSPHLNFLFSVNTNPLGKVRNLPCLLEGHNDGMFQSWEIGANQLASGESPLISERSGPVKIPRESVHLPPIHIEGAIYHNTTKPISLVSPTQNTSSLDAISINDRIRELKTMTYNTTRSKAESRSMSPTSISPCEESRMSDLAERGCDNVCIDLLRRLRSSSWVEVLESLEDIPRSLEKFWSVLTANRTAELIRQVTAHVDSPRTQVARCACTILAHILKNTNYTRKPDFYEAMAMLLTKTGSFSRPVRHAANVALDDVACGLDVAHAAAAICIYGVGHKSALVRCASARLLVVCCALAEGGRQILRARPPTAATARRHVLRALAELLQDKNIDTRKYAERLYTILRPLPTFKAYFLTDVDVELASRHMKKYDPLLIHNQRDSVESLSIFS
- the LOC123868726 gene encoding uncharacterized protein LOC123868726 isoform X3; this translates as MDDEVEDIVGDVRYTDSQKSVTTSVVYSLDFTDSSPERYNSSGKETYIIEQDESDDSEATFHTHINESFNKLTEAKSTDTQQLVHNEINKPILANLNKPNLTHEFTQTSKTIIELAKNEIVVVHQPTQSKSLETQTSYVSIKEDKTVDCKIHLDCISNENEDIRDDMYDISPKFRPVTQSDHKNIDEENANTVLNPDAQSSPNITNEQATAEKNTRSNVQEIVLETTTGDQGEHKSEDKIIPFIDDESIEREDQQEASYESTSEAESSKYDSDIEEDSLMLESEYRSSRRSKGDNASETSEIQNSIENDVAELYYKLSESPLLLSPENSMEPSARKIGTLTPLTEETSQKKSFLDITTSSQTVMEPIKDTYCNEALVDNAGVKVKMFTNSEVVKENDKFRLPPIPNKSCPTSPHLNFLFSVNTNPLGKVRNLPCLLEGHNDGMFQSWEIGANQLASGESPLISERSGPVKIPRESVHLPPIHIEGAIYHNTTKPISLVSPTQNTSSLDAISINDRIRELKTMTYNTTRSKAESRSMSPTSISPCEESRMSDLAERGCDNVCIDLLRRLRSSSWVEVLESLEDIPRSLEKFWSVLTANRTAELIRQDFYEAMAMLLTKTGSFSRPVRHAANVALDDVACGLDVAHAAAAICIYGVGHKSALVRCASARLLVVCCALAEGGRQILRARPPTAATARRHVLRALAELLQDKNIDTRKYAERLYTILRPLPTFKAYFLTDVDVELASRHMKKYDPLLIHNQRDSVESLSIFS